A stretch of the Paenibacillus dendritiformis genome encodes the following:
- a CDS encoding non-ribosomal peptide synthetase, with protein MNIKLSSLNLIPEKERRRLLHEFNDTRASYPDQATLHQVFEEKAQMFASRIALRCRDEEMTYAELNRQANVLAAVLREQGVKPNRIVGILCSRSPKMVVSILAVLKAGGAYMPIDPEYPEERIHFMLEDSGAVLCIAEEPSLIPKDAGIRVLPLGDAAAEWRSRHMDNPASVTQSSDLAYIIYTSGSTGKPKGVMIEHRNVVRLLMNDKSLFDFGEDDVWTLFHSFCFDFSVWEMYGALLFGGTLVIVPSHVAREPKRFLELLRREGVTIMNQTPTSFYSLAKVELEPGTKSDLRLRMIIFGGEALQPAQLAGWRTKYPHTALINMYGITETTVHATYKEIGEPEVDGRSSSIGRPIPTLQIYVLDEDRSLVPIGVEGEIYVGGEGVARGYVNRPELTEERFVPHPFEPGARLYRSGDLARWNTNGELEYVGRIDHQVKIRGFRIELGEIEARLLQIPDIQQAVVAVKKDPAGEDKICAYYVSERVHRASELRASLSRHLPQYMLPAYYFPLASIPMTSNNKVDAGSLPAPGESVVPDEGAELVMPENDVERHMLMIWQKMLHTSNIGTESNYFELGGDSIRAIDLISRMNRELRMSIQIVDLYRHPTIKGLIRNCSSTHPMEEAMKEMEATLDRQRAAWLGNPVYRALLPPHTEDLFPMSDIQQGMVFHYIKHEGSGMYHDQFIYRMKTKIDSALLREAMSALVRRHPMLRTGFNISDFPVPVQYVCGQIDIRVNEVALASTSAESVRDEITLYMEQDRALPFVIQQAPLWRIVLFTSEQETYLGWIFHHAILDGWSVAVLISELLHMYGVMKGEEVIA; from the coding sequence TTGAACATCAAGCTGTCTAGTCTGAATCTGATTCCGGAAAAGGAAAGGCGCAGGCTGCTGCATGAATTCAACGATACTCGCGCGTCCTATCCGGACCAAGCGACACTGCACCAAGTGTTCGAGGAAAAGGCCCAAATGTTCGCAAGCCGCATCGCTCTTCGTTGCAGGGACGAGGAAATGACGTACGCCGAGCTGAACCGCCAGGCGAACGTCCTGGCTGCCGTTCTTCGGGAACAAGGAGTCAAGCCGAATCGCATTGTAGGGATTCTATGCTCAAGGTCTCCGAAAATGGTGGTCAGCATCCTGGCGGTGCTGAAAGCGGGAGGCGCCTACATGCCGATTGATCCGGAGTATCCGGAGGAACGGATTCACTTCATGCTGGAAGACAGCGGCGCAGTGCTCTGTATCGCCGAGGAGCCTTCCCTTATTCCAAAGGACGCCGGTATTCGTGTCCTGCCCTTGGGGGATGCGGCGGCGGAATGGCGTTCCCGTCACATGGATAATCCGGCTTCCGTCACCCAATCTTCAGATCTTGCCTATATCATCTACACCTCCGGTTCAACCGGGAAGCCGAAGGGCGTGATGATCGAGCATCGCAACGTGGTCAGACTGTTGATGAATGACAAGAGCTTGTTTGATTTCGGCGAAGATGACGTCTGGACGCTGTTTCACTCCTTTTGTTTTGACTTCTCCGTATGGGAAATGTACGGGGCGCTGCTGTTTGGCGGTACGCTGGTGATCGTTCCTTCTCACGTCGCCAGAGAGCCGAAGCGATTTCTGGAACTGCTGCGCAGGGAAGGAGTAACGATCATGAATCAGACGCCAACCTCGTTCTATTCATTGGCCAAGGTTGAACTGGAGCCGGGAACGAAGTCCGATCTTCGATTGCGGATGATCATTTTTGGCGGAGAGGCGCTGCAGCCGGCCCAACTTGCAGGCTGGAGAACGAAGTACCCGCATACCGCGCTGATTAATATGTACGGAATTACCGAGACGACGGTGCATGCCACCTACAAAGAGATTGGCGAGCCAGAGGTGGATGGCAGGAGCAGCAGCATTGGCAGGCCGATACCCACCCTGCAAATCTACGTGTTGGACGAGGATCGCAGCCTTGTCCCGATCGGCGTGGAGGGGGAGATCTATGTTGGCGGCGAAGGCGTGGCCAGAGGCTATGTGAACAGACCTGAGCTGACCGAAGAGCGCTTCGTCCCGCATCCGTTCGAACCCGGCGCCCGCCTGTACCGGTCCGGTGACCTGGCCCGCTGGAATACGAATGGCGAGCTCGAATATGTGGGAAGAATCGATCATCAGGTCAAAATCAGGGGCTTCCGGATTGAACTGGGGGAAATCGAAGCAAGACTGCTGCAAATCCCGGATATTCAGCAGGCCGTGGTCGCCGTAAAGAAAGATCCGGCTGGCGAGGACAAGATTTGCGCCTATTATGTATCGGAGCGGGTGCACCGCGCATCGGAATTGAGAGCCAGCCTATCCAGGCATTTGCCGCAGTACATGCTGCCTGCCTATTATTTTCCGCTGGCCAGCATCCCGATGACCTCGAATAACAAGGTCGATGCGGGGTCGCTTCCTGCTCCCGGGGAGAGCGTCGTTCCGGACGAGGGAGCTGAACTGGTTATGCCGGAGAACGATGTAGAGCGGCATATGCTGATGATCTGGCAGAAGATGCTCCACACTTCGAACATCGGGACGGAGAGCAATTATTTCGAGCTTGGCGGAGACTCCATCCGTGCGATTGATCTTATCAGCCGGATGAACAGGGAGCTCCGAATGAGCATTCAAATTGTCGACTTATATCGGCATCCAACGATTAAAGGCCTGATCCGGAACTGCTCGTCCACGCATCCGATGGAGGAAGCCATGAAGGAGATGGAAGCGACTCTTGACCGGCAGCGGGCCGCATGGCTGGGCAATCCGGTATATCGTGCGCTGCTGCCCCCTCATACCGAGGACTTGTTCCCAATGAGCGACATTCAGCAGGGCATGGTGTTTCATTACATCAAGCATGAAGGTTCGGGGATGTACCACGACCAGTTTATTTACCGCATGAAGACGAAGATCGATTCGGCCCTGCTTCGCGAAGCGATGTCGGCGCTTGTCCGAAGACATCCCATGCTCCGGACCGGATTCAATATTTCCGATTTTCCGGTTCCGGTGCAGTACGTATGCGGACAGATTGACATTAGGGTGAACGAAGTGGCGTTGGCTTCAACCAGCGCCGAATCGGTACGGGATGAGATAACGTTGTACATGGAACAAGACCGGGCTCTTCCGTTCGTTATCCAGCAGGCCCCGCTGTGGCGCATCGTTCTGTTCACGTCGGAGCAGGAGACATACCTGGGGTGGATTTTCCATCATGCGATATTGGACGGCTGGAGCGTCGCCGTGTTGATATCGGAGCTGCTTCATATGTATGGTGTGATGAAGGGAGAGGAAGTCATTGCTTAG